The Halobacteriovorax sp. DA5 genome includes the window GCTAACTCATGTTCTGGATGATCTTGAAACACCAAAGCATTGCTATCAATTTGGCATTCGTTCAACTGGAAAATCAAAAGAACACTGGGAAAGTGAATTTGGACTCAATCAGTATTGGGCAAAAGACGTTAAGGAAATAGGAGCAAAAGAATTAGCACTTAAAACAGTAGCAGAACTTAAGGCCCAAGGAATTGAAGAAATTTATATTAGCTTTGATATTGATGCCCTCGATGAAAGTGTTGCCAGCGCAACAGGCACACCTGAACCAGAGGGACTGATGCCACACGAATGTGCTATAATGATAAAAGAGTTTACTAATGCCTTTAACATAACTGGTGCAGACATGGTTGAGATTGCTCCACTTGTAGGCTTAAGCGAAGAAGGCTCTCGAACAACACTTGAAGTAGGGGCCGCAATGAGTGCTCTTATGATGGAGGCCATGATTAGTGCCAATAATTGAATTCCCACCAGTCGAAGTCGCAGATGAGCAAGGCCTACTAGCTATTGGTGGAGATCTCCACCATGACTCCCTTTTATTGGCGTATCAAAATGGAATCTTTCCATGGCCAATATCTCAAGAGTATCCCCTAGCTTGGTTTTCACCTCCACAAAGAGGAGTTATTCGCCTTGAAGACATTCAAATAAATCGTTCTCTTATTAAGTTTATAAAAAAGTGTGACTGGACTATTACCTTTAACAAAGACTTTCTATCTGTGATCAGAAACTGTCAGCAGATTCACTCAGACTCCATTGAAGGAACTTGGATTACTGATGAAATCGTCGAAGGCTACTTTAATCTTTTTCATCAAAACCTTGCTTATAGTGTCGAGGTATGGAATCAAGAAAAAGACCTAATTGGAGGACTCTACGGCGTAAGCATGGGACACTTCTTAAGTGGTGAATCAATGTTCTACAAGGAATCAAATGCTTCAAAGATCGCATTATTAGCAATTCTTTATATCGTCAAACAATACACTATTCCATTCTTAGATACGCAAATGGTGACTCCAATTACAAAGTCCTTTGGTGCAATCGAACAAGACCGAAGTCTATTTATCAATCAAATAGCTCCGCTATTTGCACAAACACCACTTGTCTTTTCAGAAAATGAAATTTTAGTACGTGATCTACTGAAGTCTTTTTAACTTTATATACAGAGCAACTCTTTTGATAAAAATTGCAAGGCGCCATCTATTTCTATAAATATTTTTTGAAAGAATCATTTTATAATTTCCTCTTCACTAATTCCTAAAGCATTCCACTCACAAGCAATTTGTGAAAGTGCAAATTTCTTTAATCTTTTAGAGAAGTATTTTAAGTTTGCCATTGTTGGTGACATTAAGTGAAATCGATCTAACATACCATCTTCTTTAATATACGATAGGATTGAAACTTCACCAGATGAAACCTGAGTTGTAGCAAGAAAAATTCCAGATTTAGTTATATTTGTATCAGTATCTCTTTCATTTCTAATAATAGGATACTCTTCACAAATTTTTATAATATTTGAATATGTATTTTTTAGTTCTTTTAATCGAATTAAAAGTAATTCGTAAGTTGTTCCCTTTAGGGCCAAGAATTCCGCTTTTGCCAGATCATTGTACTC containing:
- a CDS encoding leucyl/phenylalanyl-tRNA--protein transferase; its protein translation is MPIIEFPPVEVADEQGLLAIGGDLHHDSLLLAYQNGIFPWPISQEYPLAWFSPPQRGVIRLEDIQINRSLIKFIKKCDWTITFNKDFLSVIRNCQQIHSDSIEGTWITDEIVEGYFNLFHQNLAYSVEVWNQEKDLIGGLYGVSMGHFLSGESMFYKESNASKIALLAILYIVKQYTIPFLDTQMVTPITKSFGAIEQDRSLFINQIAPLFAQTPLVFSENEILVRDLLKSF